A region from the Gemmatimonas sp. genome encodes:
- the hflX gene encoding GTPase HflX: MLVSAPSKRGNARHQSEEHLEELARLADTAGAVVVGRLTQALDRPHPATYLGSGKVEELKLRINELGATLVLFDDELTPAQGKNVEAIVGTRVMDRAELILDIFATRARSSEARMQVELAQLQYLLPRLTRMWTHLEKFRGGIGVRGPGETQLETDRRLIQHRIRVLKERLADVERAREVQREGRKAHYRVALVGYTNAGKSSILRQMANDVQVFVEDRLFATLDPLTREVDVGDGYTVLLTDTVGFIRKLPHHLVASFRATLSEAKEADLLLHVIDASHPVWEEQRDVVDGVLADLGLADQPKLYIMNKMDLLPADEVAAVRERVANLIPNSLFVSAIEPGGLDGLRASLLDSLRRQRPVLEVRLPAANGRMIAEMHRDGEVLDQRTDEDVIVLRARLDDRTIGRLRQAGARITVLRGVERVKAPAVAAEVF, translated from the coding sequence GTGCTCGTCAGTGCACCGTCGAAGCGTGGTAATGCCCGTCATCAATCAGAAGAACACCTCGAAGAACTCGCCCGCCTGGCCGACACGGCTGGGGCTGTCGTGGTTGGCCGGTTAACGCAGGCGCTCGATCGGCCGCATCCCGCGACGTACCTGGGCAGCGGGAAGGTCGAGGAGCTCAAGCTGCGCATCAACGAACTCGGTGCCACGCTGGTGCTCTTCGATGATGAGCTGACGCCGGCCCAAGGCAAGAACGTCGAAGCCATTGTCGGAACGCGCGTGATGGATCGCGCGGAGCTGATTCTGGACATCTTCGCCACGCGGGCGCGGTCGAGCGAGGCCCGCATGCAGGTGGAACTCGCGCAGCTGCAGTATTTGCTGCCGCGACTCACACGCATGTGGACCCACCTCGAGAAGTTCCGCGGTGGTATCGGCGTACGTGGTCCGGGTGAAACGCAGCTTGAAACCGACCGTCGTCTCATTCAACATCGCATTCGCGTGCTGAAGGAGCGCCTCGCCGATGTCGAGCGCGCGCGCGAAGTGCAGCGGGAAGGACGCAAGGCGCACTACCGAGTTGCCCTCGTTGGCTACACGAATGCGGGCAAGTCATCGATCCTGCGGCAGATGGCGAATGACGTGCAGGTGTTCGTGGAAGACCGTCTCTTCGCCACGCTCGATCCGCTCACGCGTGAAGTCGACGTCGGCGACGGCTACACCGTGCTCCTCACCGACACCGTCGGGTTCATCCGGAAGCTGCCGCACCATCTGGTCGCGTCGTTCCGGGCCACGTTGTCCGAGGCGAAGGAAGCGGATCTGCTGCTGCACGTCATCGACGCGAGTCATCCGGTCTGGGAAGAGCAGCGCGATGTCGTGGACGGTGTGCTGGCGGATCTCGGGCTGGCCGATCAGCCGAAGCTGTACATCATGAATAAGATGGACTTGCTGCCAGCCGACGAAGTGGCGGCCGTTCGTGAACGCGTGGCGAATCTCATCCCGAATTCGTTGTTCGTGTCGGCCATCGAGCCCGGTGGTCTCGACGGGCTGCGCGCATCACTGTTGGACAGCCTGCGTCGCCAACGTCCCGTGCTTGAAGTCCGGCTGCCGGCGGCCAACGGGCGAATGATTGCCGAGATGCATCGCGACGGTGAGGTGCTGGATCAGCGCACCGACGAGGATGTGATTGTGCTTCGCGCGCGCTTGGACGACCGCACCATCGGTCGTCTGCGGCAAGCTGGTGCGCGGATTACCGTGCTCCGGGGTGTCGAGCGGGTCAAGGCACCGGCCGTAGCGGCGGAAGTGTTCTGA
- a CDS encoding LEA type 2 family protein: MTRAVRRWMTAGAVVALTTGGAACATLGRATFKEPVVTLREFNVTGLGLTGGSVDVVLSVYNPNGYKLDALSMTYQVDVDTIKLGSGALDGRFVVPENDSSLVRLPVRFTYAGLGAAGRSLVTAGTVNYRVRGDFTVSTPLGNFTRPYDRTGRYSSVSGNGR, encoded by the coding sequence ATGACGAGGGCTGTACGGCGCTGGATGACGGCGGGAGCAGTCGTGGCGTTGACCACGGGCGGTGCCGCGTGCGCCACGCTTGGACGCGCGACGTTCAAGGAACCAGTGGTGACGCTGCGTGAGTTCAACGTGACGGGCCTCGGGCTCACCGGGGGCAGCGTCGACGTTGTGCTCTCGGTCTACAACCCGAATGGCTACAAGCTCGACGCGCTAAGTATGACGTATCAAGTGGATGTGGACACCATCAAGCTCGGAAGTGGTGCGCTTGACGGTCGGTTCGTGGTGCCAGAGAACGACTCCTCGCTGGTGCGCTTGCCCGTACGTTTCACCTACGCCGGCCTCGGCGCGGCTGGTCGGTCTCTGGTCACGGCCGGCACGGTGAACTACCGCGTGCGCGGCGATTTCACTGTCTCCACACCGCTCGGCAATTTCACCCGTCCATACGACCGGACGGGACGGTACTCCTCGGTGTCCGGCAACGGACGCTGA
- a CDS encoding replication-associated recombination protein A, producing the protein MSATLFAASSPEPLAARMRPERLEDVVGQQHLLAPGRPLGDAIRNGTIGSVILTGPSGTGKTTIASLIGRYMQQTVVVLNAVTDGIPRLREIVADAEKRRNFEGRRTLVVIDEIHRWAKSQQDALLPHVENGVITLCGATTEVPGFAVVGALLSRSRVYALRPLTIEDVVSVCARALADEHRGLGALRVQADPDTLRWLAEQSDGDARRALGALEAVAQMLPTGAALTRDALADALGTRVVSYDRVDVDRNAVLSAFHKSLRGSDPHAVLYWLARGLQAGEDPQIFLRRLAAMATEDIGLADPQAIGIVMTAWETFRRLGPAEGERAVAQAAVYCAVAPKSNRLYLGWAAARAAAAESPSVPVPAHLLNSEMHLRADPDRRVPYEYPHDHPGAFVAQPYQPPELQGQTYYHPLSVGEEKQIAKRLAWWAERGGPPVVE; encoded by the coding sequence ATGAGCGCCACCCTGTTCGCGGCGAGTTCACCGGAGCCACTGGCGGCTCGTATGCGCCCGGAACGCCTCGAAGACGTCGTCGGACAGCAGCATCTGCTCGCTCCCGGTCGACCGCTTGGCGATGCGATCCGGAACGGCACGATCGGGAGCGTGATTCTGACCGGTCCCAGTGGGACGGGCAAGACCACGATTGCCAGTCTGATCGGCCGATACATGCAGCAGACGGTCGTGGTCCTGAACGCGGTTACCGACGGCATCCCACGTCTTCGTGAAATCGTCGCCGACGCGGAGAAGCGTCGCAACTTTGAAGGGCGCCGCACGCTGGTGGTGATCGATGAAATCCACCGTTGGGCGAAGTCGCAGCAGGATGCATTACTGCCACACGTCGAGAATGGTGTGATCACGTTGTGTGGGGCAACGACCGAGGTGCCCGGCTTCGCGGTGGTGGGCGCGTTGCTGTCACGGTCTCGCGTGTACGCGCTCCGTCCACTCACGATCGAAGACGTCGTCAGCGTATGCGCGCGCGCGCTGGCCGACGAACATCGCGGTCTTGGTGCTTTACGGGTGCAGGCAGATCCGGACACGCTGCGCTGGCTCGCGGAGCAGTCCGATGGCGACGCGCGTCGTGCGCTCGGTGCGCTGGAGGCGGTCGCGCAGATGCTCCCGACCGGTGCCGCGCTCACGCGTGACGCCTTGGCCGATGCGCTCGGAACACGCGTCGTGAGCTACGATCGCGTCGATGTCGACCGCAACGCGGTGCTGTCGGCCTTTCATAAGTCGCTGCGCGGCAGTGACCCGCACGCCGTGCTGTACTGGCTGGCGCGCGGCCTCCAGGCCGGCGAAGACCCGCAGATCTTCTTGCGTCGGTTGGCGGCCATGGCGACGGAGGATATCGGTCTCGCGGATCCGCAAGCGATCGGCATCGTGATGACCGCCTGGGAGACGTTCCGCCGACTCGGGCCCGCGGAAGGTGAACGGGCGGTGGCGCAAGCGGCCGTGTACTGCGCCGTCGCGCCGAAGTCGAATCGACTGTACCTCGGATGGGCAGCGGCCCGCGCGGCCGCCGCGGAATCACCGTCCGTGCCCGTGCCGGCGCATCTGCTCAATTCGGAGATGCATCTGCGCGCCGATCCCGATCGCCGCGTGCCGTACGAGTATCCGCACGATCATCCCGGGGCGTTTGTTGCGCAACCGTATCAGCCACCGGAACTCCAAGGGCAGACCTACTATCATCCTCTATCGGTCGGCGAGGAGAAGCAGATCGCCAAACGTCTCGCGTGGTGGGCCGAACGTGGCGGGCCTCCCGTTGTCGAGTGA
- a CDS encoding SDR family NAD(P)-dependent oxidoreductase produces the protein MISLKGKRALVTGGARGIGASVARLLAQAGADVGIAYRNRSNEAAAVIADLTNHKVRNFSHMGDLSTKTANQDFVDKAMQLFGGVDIYVGNSGFWPPDPLPVSLLDDDRWRFTMATNLDGMFYGARAAARVMSDGGRMIFVSSTAGQRGEAGHADYAATKGAMISFVKSLAVELGSRDITVNSVAPGWVDTEAVAKPFAAGRERIEAAIPLGRVASPSDIAGPVLFLASPLARHVTGEILNVNGGSVLCG, from the coding sequence ATGATCTCACTGAAAGGGAAGCGAGCGCTGGTCACCGGCGGGGCACGGGGGATTGGCGCTTCCGTGGCGCGCTTGCTCGCACAGGCCGGGGCCGATGTGGGAATCGCGTACCGCAATCGCTCGAACGAGGCGGCGGCTGTGATTGCAGATCTCACAAATCACAAAGTGCGGAATTTTTCGCACATGGGAGATTTGTCCACAAAAACGGCGAATCAGGACTTTGTGGATAAAGCCATGCAGCTCTTCGGCGGTGTGGATATCTATGTGGGAAACTCAGGCTTTTGGCCGCCTGATCCGCTGCCCGTTTCGCTGCTCGACGATGATCGATGGCGTTTCACGATGGCGACCAACCTGGACGGAATGTTCTACGGGGCGCGGGCGGCGGCGCGAGTGATGAGCGACGGTGGTCGTATGATCTTCGTATCCAGTACGGCGGGACAACGGGGCGAGGCGGGTCACGCCGACTACGCGGCAACGAAGGGGGCGATGATCTCCTTCGTGAAGTCGCTTGCGGTTGAGCTCGGTAGTCGAGATATCACGGTGAACTCCGTGGCGCCCGGGTGGGTCGATACCGAGGCCGTGGCGAAGCCGTTCGCTGCCGGACGCGAGCGGATCGAGGCCGCCATCCCATTGGGGCGCGTGGCCTCCCCGTCGGACATCGCCGGACCCGTTCTCTTTCTGGCCAGCCCGTTGGCTCGGCATGTGACCGGCGAAATTCTGAATGTGAACGGCGGGAGCGTGCTCTGCGGATAG
- a CDS encoding SIS domain-containing protein has protein sequence MTHADQGPQNAPDASVAPLLAALTELAATAEQVARDLAPEIERALEMVRTTVNQGGTLLFCGNGGSAADAQHMATEYVVRYMRNRRAYPAIALTTDTSLITAAGNDLGFDHIFSRQIEALGKSGDLLIIHSTSGNSPNVLRAAEAAKAKSIPVLALTKRDGGALRLLADHTVVVPTDRTDRAQEIHLCIQHAICDAIEQTL, from the coding sequence ATGACCCACGCCGATCAAGGCCCGCAGAACGCTCCAGACGCGTCCGTTGCCCCGTTGCTTGCCGCTCTGACGGAGCTGGCAGCGACGGCCGAACAGGTCGCCCGTGACCTCGCGCCGGAGATCGAGCGCGCGCTCGAGATGGTGCGCACCACGGTGAATCAGGGGGGAACGCTCCTATTCTGCGGGAACGGCGGATCGGCAGCCGACGCGCAACACATGGCCACAGAGTACGTCGTTCGCTACATGCGAAACCGTCGCGCCTACCCCGCCATCGCCCTGACCACCGACACCTCGTTGATCACGGCGGCGGGCAACGACCTCGGGTTCGATCACATATTTTCTCGTCAGATAGAAGCCCTTGGGAAAAGTGGCGATCTCTTGATCATCCATTCGACCAGCGGAAATTCTCCAAACGTCCTGCGTGCCGCTGAGGCGGCCAAGGCGAAGAGCATTCCGGTGCTGGCCCTCACGAAACGGGACGGCGGCGCCTTGCGACTGCTGGCGGATCACACCGTGGTGGTGCCGACGGATCGGACCGACCGGGCGCAGGAGATACATCTCTGTATTCAGCACGCGATCTGTGACGCGATCGAACAGACGTTGTGA
- a CDS encoding CpsB/CapC family capsule biosynthesis tyrosine phosphatase, with translation MIDIHSHLLPGVDDGSPSLDVSIPVLQRFAAQGVTVLVCTPHLNASQAASAPYARHGELLALLRAAAPADLDIRLGWEIMLDSPGVELTAPELCLGNSRALLVEFTRGGLPRGATSELRRIARSGRTPILAHPERYFGCTLELVRQWRALGVVIQTDASVLMGRGVPADLAKAMLADGLIDILASDNHGDGRSLGTARDWLAERGADEQSDLLLRANAERVLGDEDPLPVPPLRDGLVGRIKRILGR, from the coding sequence ATGATCGACATTCATTCGCACCTGCTGCCGGGCGTCGACGACGGGTCGCCGTCTCTCGACGTCTCGATTCCCGTGCTCCAGCGGTTCGCGGCTCAGGGCGTCACCGTACTGGTTTGTACGCCGCATCTCAACGCGAGTCAGGCCGCGAGCGCGCCGTACGCGCGCCACGGCGAACTGCTGGCGCTGCTGCGCGCCGCGGCGCCGGCCGACTTGGACATTCGGCTGGGTTGGGAGATCATGCTCGACAGCCCAGGTGTCGAATTGACGGCTCCCGAACTCTGCTTGGGGAACTCCCGGGCGCTGCTGGTGGAATTCACCCGCGGCGGACTACCGCGCGGGGCGACGAGCGAGCTCCGTCGTATTGCCCGCAGCGGGCGGACGCCCATTTTGGCTCATCCGGAGCGCTACTTCGGCTGCACGCTGGAGTTGGTGCGGCAGTGGCGAGCGCTGGGAGTGGTCATTCAAACCGACGCCTCGGTGCTCATGGGACGTGGGGTGCCTGCGGACTTGGCCAAGGCCATGCTGGCGGATGGACTGATCGACATCCTGGCGTCCGACAACCACGGCGATGGCCGATCGCTGGGCACCGCTCGTGATTGGCTCGCCGAGCGGGGGGCAGACGAGCAGTCGGACCTTTTGCTGCGGGCGAACGCCGAGCGGGTGCTGGGCGACGAGGATCCGCTGCCGGTCCCCCCCCTTCGCGACGGCCTGGTTGGACGCATCAAGCGCATACTCGGTCGCTAA